One region of Brassica napus cultivar Da-Ae chromosome A10, Da-Ae, whole genome shotgun sequence genomic DNA includes:
- the LOC106372420 gene encoding uncharacterized protein LOC106372420 translates to MANPAQSKGWIKNFSSIASWVYFLLIILQIPLFRVPCRSGMCMSPIHVTSSQLISSEIFPVPVIKGLLYPGAIVHGLATNMTFPKWENVLDLYNLTNVKEASAVPDLQRLEVLAGSYFSVAGAFIGLLKPGRMGMFGSLLLVWGLVKEGILKKPANTDPSKTVYVYPTMVIAVICAFSMINYNLKKATRAAAPARPIAKPLMSSSKSKLK, encoded by the exons ATGGCGAATCCAGCGCAATCAAAGGGATGGATTAAGAACTTTTCGTCGATAGCTTCATGGGTTTACTTCCTCTTGATCATCCTCCAGATCCCTCTCTTCAG GGTACCATGTAGATCTGGAATGTGTATGTCACCGATCCATGTGACATCGTCTCAGTTGATTTCTAGTGAGATCTTTCCTGTTCCGGTCATAAAGGGTCTCTTATACCCTGGTGCTATTGTCCATGGTCTCGCCACCAACATGACGTTTCCAAAGTGGGAGAATGTGTTAGATCTTTACAATCTCACCAATGTCAAAGAAGCATCTGCAGTTCCCGATCTTCAGCGCCTTgag GTTCTTGCAGGGAGCTACTTCTCTGTAGCCGGGGCCTTTATCGGGTTGCTAAAGCCTGGTAGGATGGGCATGTTTGGATCGTTGCTGCTAGTTTGGGGTCTTGTCAAAGAAGGGATCTTGAAGAAGCCAGCGAATACCGATCCGAGCAAAACCGTGTATGTGTACCCAACGATGGTGATTGCGGTGATCTGCGCTTTCTCTATGATAAATTATAACTTGAAGAAAGCCACGAGGGCTGCTGCTCCTGCTCGTCCCATTGCTAAACCTCTCATGAGCTCTTCAAAATCCAAGCTCAAGTGA